The sequence TGTGCCAAGGATGCGAAATGCCTTGCCGATCAGTTGCAGCGTACTTCGGTCGAGCTTGGCCGGCTCGATCCCGACGTCCGGCCAGCCGTTCTCGTCGGGCGCCACCTTTTCCCAATTGTGGAACAGCCGGCCCCATTCGCTTCGAAGAATCTCCTCGACCCGGCTTTTCCCGTTGTAGGG comes from Phycisphaerae bacterium and encodes:
- a CDS encoding DUF362 domain-containing protein, producing the protein PYNGKSRVEEILRSEWGRLFHNWEKVAPDENGWPDVGIEPAKLDRSTLQLIGKAFRILGTCVSEAPETRRLRGRKIVTATR